In one Lolium rigidum isolate FL_2022 chromosome 3, APGP_CSIRO_Lrig_0.1, whole genome shotgun sequence genomic region, the following are encoded:
- the LOC124702553 gene encoding uncharacterized protein LOC124702553 — MERAAPVRKSHTSTADLLSWPQQADGTATPSPARRSHQPSEAFRKVVFGGQVTEEESDSLNKRKPCSAPKWKEMSGSGIFAGEANGDAEEPAAATPGRAASRNYQAVSTVSHISFAEDGSVPPKKPTSVAEVAKQRELSGTLQSDVDGKMKKLTSNAKTKELSGHDIFAEPQDPRPNRSRNSENGSSASHTPVKNANVSTFSFGEANTDSMSKTPKKMASKKSADLTGNNIFKGDEAPMSADKHLSSAKLKEMTGSNIFADGKAPVREFLGGPRKPPGGESSISLV, encoded by the exons ATGGAGAGGGCGGCGCCAGTCAGGAAGTCCCACACCTCCACGGCCGACCTGCTCTCCTGGCCGCAGCAGGCCGACGGCACCGCCACGCCGTCGCCTGCGCGCCGCTCCCACCAG CCGTCGGAGGCGTTCCGCAAGGTGGTGTTCGGGGGCCAGGTCACCGAGGAGGAGTCCGACAGCCTAAACAAGAG GAAGCCATGCTCGGCGCCCAAGTGGAAGGAGATGTCGGGGAGCGGCATTTTCGCTGGGGAGGCCAACGGCGACGCCGAGGAGCCCGCCGCAGCAACGCCTGGCCGAGCTGCCTCGCGCAATTACCAG GCAGTGAGTACTGTAAGCCACATATCATTCGCTGAGGATGGAAGTGTTCCTCCCAAAAAACCAACTTCGGTGGCTGAGGTGGCAAAGCAGCGTGAGCTCAGTGGTACACTGCAAAGTGATGTAGATGGTAAGATGAAGAAGCTGACATCTAATGCCAAAACCAAGGAGCTCAGCGGCCATGACATCTTTGCTGAACCCCAAGACCCCAGACCTAATAGGTCAAGGAACTCAGAAAACGGCAGCTCTGCTTCACACACACCTGTGAAAAACGCAAAT GTGAGCACCTTCTCATTCGGAGAGGCCAACACTGACAGCATGTCGAAAACTCCCAAGAAGATGGCCAGCAAGAAATCTGCTGATCTCACGGGCAACAACATATTCAAAGGAGATGAGGCGCCAATGTCTGCAGACAAGCATCTGAGCTCCGCAAAACTGAAAGAAATGACTGGCAGCAACATATTTGCAGATGGGAAGGCCCCAGTTCGAGAGTTCTTAGGTGGGCCGCGCAAGCCTCCGGGTGGTGAGAGCAGCATTTCACTCGTTTAG